A single window of Bordetella genomosp. 11 DNA harbors:
- a CDS encoding TetR/AcrR family transcriptional regulator, which translates to MPRTVAERQDVIPVLVEVFRRYGYEGTSLSRITEGTGLGKGSLYHFFPGGKDEMAAAVLAHIDDWFQRNIYAPLREAPSPRDGIAAMFDKVSAYFLSGRKACLVGVFALGNERDRFAQAVSSYFRAWAAAVTAVLEKGGVPPAPARDLAEEIVGGIQGALVLARAWNDPQVYCRMAGGLRERVLRTLPEPEPAAPPPR; encoded by the coding sequence ATGCCAAGAACCGTCGCGGAGCGGCAGGACGTGATTCCGGTCCTGGTCGAGGTATTCCGGCGCTATGGATACGAAGGCACCAGCCTGAGCCGCATTACCGAAGGCACCGGCCTTGGCAAGGGCAGCCTTTATCACTTCTTTCCCGGCGGCAAGGACGAAATGGCCGCGGCGGTGCTGGCGCATATCGATGACTGGTTCCAGCGCAATATCTACGCGCCATTAAGGGAAGCGCCATCCCCGCGCGACGGTATCGCCGCCATGTTCGACAAGGTGTCCGCGTATTTCCTTTCCGGGCGCAAGGCCTGCCTGGTGGGCGTATTCGCGTTGGGCAACGAGCGGGATCGGTTCGCGCAGGCGGTCTCGTCCTATTTCCGCGCGTGGGCGGCTGCCGTGACGGCTGTGCTCGAAAAGGGCGGTGTGCCGCCCGCGCCGGCGCGCGACCTGGCCGAAGAAATCGTGGGCGGCATCCAAGGGGCGCTGGTCCTGGCACGCGCCTGGAACGACCCACAGGTCTATTGCCGCATGGCGGGCGGGCTGCGCGAACGCGTCCTGCGCACGCTGCCGGAGCCAGAGCCGGCAGCGCCGCCGCCGCGCTGA
- a CDS encoding FadR/GntR family transcriptional regulator has protein sequence MDTKTKVEAPDAGASLRAPGAKALSRYLRDEILGGRLRPGVKLPPERELSVRFGASRGSVRRVLSDLRERGLIVQSVGSGTFVSEQADAMAQEPALPRFDGNVSPAELMEARRLIEPLLPGMIARNATAADFSAMANCLEQSEAATSIEAFEYWDGALHKAFAVATHNAFFMQILELMNQVREQGEWGRLKRNSLTPARRAQYERQHRAMVNALRDRDAAQAASLMVEHLDQIQRNLFGE, from the coding sequence ATGGATACGAAGACCAAGGTAGAAGCGCCCGACGCCGGCGCATCCCTGCGTGCGCCGGGAGCGAAGGCGCTATCGCGCTATCTGCGCGATGAAATCCTCGGCGGCAGGCTGCGCCCCGGGGTGAAGCTGCCGCCGGAACGCGAGCTGAGCGTACGCTTCGGGGCCTCGCGCGGCTCCGTGCGCCGCGTGCTCTCGGACCTGCGAGAGCGCGGCTTGATCGTCCAGTCCGTGGGCAGCGGGACCTTTGTCTCGGAGCAGGCGGACGCCATGGCGCAAGAGCCCGCCTTGCCGCGCTTCGACGGCAACGTCAGCCCCGCCGAACTGATGGAGGCGCGCCGCCTGATCGAACCGCTGTTGCCGGGGATGATCGCGCGCAACGCGACGGCCGCCGATTTCTCCGCGATGGCCAACTGCCTGGAGCAATCGGAGGCCGCCACCTCGATCGAAGCGTTCGAATACTGGGATGGCGCCTTGCACAAGGCTTTCGCGGTAGCCACGCACAACGCGTTTTTCATGCAGATCCTGGAGCTGATGAACCAGGTTCGCGAGCAGGGTGAATGGGGCAGGCTCAAGCGCAATTCCCTGACGCCCGCGCGCCGGGCGCAGTACGAGCGCCAGCATCGTGCCATGGTCAACGCCCTGCGCGATCGCGACGCCGCGCAGGCCGCCAGCCTGATGGTGGAGCATCTGGACCAGATCCAGCGCAATCTGTTTGGCGAATAG
- a CDS encoding fumarylacetoacetate hydrolase family protein codes for MKFAQLSYQGQRTIAVVDTEKGQFWPVSELAPGFSGDMVQLVQEYEALKPKLTPTGAGKPLKDAKVLAPIDKPRRNIFCVGKNYHEHAAEFSKSGFDSSAKEGEHAPEAPVVFTKPASTVIGPDDKIPPHAEVAKQLDYEVELAIVIGKPGRGIKKADAFKHIFGYTIVNDFTARDLQKLHRQWFLGKALDGFCPMGPYVVTNDALDATNLDVKCWVNGELRQNSNTSLLIFDIPTLIETISAGIELQPGDVIATGTPAGVGIGFNPPKFVKSGDVMRMEIQGIGVLQNAVA; via the coding sequence ATGAAATTCGCCCAGCTTTCCTATCAGGGCCAACGCACGATCGCCGTCGTCGACACCGAAAAAGGCCAATTTTGGCCAGTTTCCGAACTGGCGCCCGGGTTTTCCGGCGATATGGTCCAATTGGTACAAGAATACGAGGCACTGAAGCCCAAACTGACGCCAACCGGCGCCGGCAAGCCCCTGAAGGACGCCAAGGTGCTGGCCCCGATCGACAAGCCGCGCCGCAATATTTTCTGCGTCGGCAAGAACTACCACGAACATGCGGCCGAATTCAGCAAGTCGGGATTCGACAGCAGCGCCAAGGAAGGCGAGCACGCGCCGGAAGCGCCGGTCGTGTTCACCAAGCCTGCCAGCACGGTGATCGGTCCCGACGACAAGATCCCCCCGCATGCGGAAGTCGCCAAGCAGCTGGACTACGAGGTCGAGCTGGCCATCGTGATCGGCAAGCCGGGCCGCGGCATCAAGAAGGCCGACGCTTTCAAGCACATCTTCGGCTACACCATCGTCAACGACTTCACCGCGCGCGACTTGCAGAAGCTGCATCGGCAGTGGTTCCTGGGCAAGGCCCTGGACGGTTTCTGCCCGATGGGACCCTACGTCGTCACCAATGACGCGCTGGACGCCACCAATCTGGACGTGAAGTGCTGGGTCAACGGCGAGCTGCGCCAGAACTCCAATACCTCGTTGCTGATTTTCGATATCCCCACCCTGATCGAAACGATCTCGGCGGGCATCGAATTGCAACCCGGCGACGTGATCGCCACCGGCACGCCGGCCGGCGTGGGCATCGGCTTCAATCCGCCCAAGTTCGTCAAGTCGGGCGACGTGATGCGCATGGAGATCCAGGGCATCGGCGTGCTGCAGAACGCGGTCGCCTAA